The sequence atgttttacaaaaactaccaatataattatgaaattctaaAGACAATTAAATCAGAAAACACAACATTAccttaaaacattattttcgaCACGTGTCCATAACTGGATCTACTGATAATTTGCAAACCAGTAATGAACACCCCCCCTCTGTAATCATTTCCATAAACGTAAGCTGTCCTATTCCTTTGAAAATATGTCGGAAATTCAGTATAGTTTCCATAAAATCAAGAAagtcaatttaaaataaaattaaacgaaATTACCAACAATATTCTACACTTACCTCTTTAACAATTTCcttaaaaaatcttcatttcatTTGTGAACCCCCGTCAAATGAACTTTTTTTCCTCACAATTTTTAATCTAAATGGATGACATAAATAACTTGTTTATATAACAAGGAGGGATGTCTAGGCTTTGAAACTAAGGTGTTGCAATTTTCGCAAAACTATGCATACTCTTATTTTAgacaaaataagtttgtaagtgtcCATTACTGGGTCCGTGTCCATTACTGGTGCCGTTataattattggctgatgatattgataataaaacataattgttcgaaaatatcttattttattctaCTGAAGAACATCATATTCGtatcaacatatttattattcatttaaaCTTTAAAGCACCTTCAATGTCCAGCCTCCCTTCAACGCTAAACACCATGGTCTGCAGACCACCAGTCCGAATCGTGATCGCCATATAAAACCACCCACGCGCTGACATTCCACTTTTTATCTAAAAACGGGAGAACGGCGCCaaacgataaaataaattaaacatcaAAAGACATCATTAAGGTAGCCCTAACGGTAAAGAGAGAAGTGTTATCATTGACATAACTCGATCTGTGGAGCCGGTTGCAACAGGGTTCATTGGCCTAACAAaaaagctttatttatttaaagaactAGCTTTTCGGCTTGCTCCAGACTGGGTTGACTTGGCGAAAACCGTACGCGGATAATGTTGGTCAAATGTAAATATGGAAATTGGGCGTAAGAAATTTCCGCTGCTAAATTCTAGAACAGAGGTACAAGTTTAACAAAGACACTTTGGTACAGATAGTTTCCCTATCTTAGGTAATACCTATCTAGATAGCTACCCAAaccaataattattaaatttgagGAACTGTTAAGGTATACCTAGATACCTGCTGCTTATAATAAGACTAACAGTACAAGTGCAGGGAAGCAAATCAGAGCTAGAAATACTAGTTGCATTACTTAGTTGTGTAATAGGAGCTATTGGATCCATCAGTTGACGTGGTCAATCGTGGGAAGCTACAGTGGATACTGGTGAATCCTGGATTCCTCACGTATTTAGTGGTAGATGACCAGCTCGATTATCTGAAGCTTCGTCATATCTTTGGGCTCTGAAGGGACAAACTGGCAAAGGTGATGTCTTTGGCTattcaattatattttaggtCAAGGATTCGATATTTCTTGAAATCCACTTTACTCAATTAGCAACCTTTTACTCAAAATATACCGTTTTCCCTGTTCTGCCTTGTCCTTAGGTATTTCCAATTTAAAGTCGAATCACAAGAATCGGATCGACGACAATCTCCggaataaattacaataatttagcAGCTTGTTAATTACCAAAACCGTTTTTGAAAATCTCACAAGGACCGAGTTAGCTAAATAAAACGGTGAATGGTTAATCTTACggcttacttacctatttattacttaattgtaAGCTACATCGCTAAACAATGAATTCTTGAATTATGCaacttttaaaatgttttctgCACTTTTCTTTTTACAACGCATGtattatttcaaaacataTGGCGACCTTTCCCGCTGAAACAATGGCAGTGTCGGACCTGGATGGGGCAAGCACTTTTACTAGAAAACGAAAGTCCTCGCAACGATTATGATATTGTGCTCTCATCCATAATTCATATAAGTAATACCGGTACAATTATAACATATTCCTCCATAAGTTTCACAACGCAATGAAGCCTATATGTGCAGTGAACTTGAATAATTGGTCATTATCGAAACATTCGTACATCGCAGTACACAGAGAGGTGAAATAAGCAAACAAAACAGACACCAAAACAGTGCGGTGTTATAGCGGGCAGAGCAAACACGAGCCGAGGCACCGTTAGGCCGGCGATATAAGCGCATGCGGCGCGCTCGGCGGCGTACACTCACTGCAGACATGAGGGGGTCCACGCTAGCGCTCCTGTGCGCCCTGAGCGTCGCTCGCGCCCTGCCCACCGCCCTGCCCGGGGACGCCGTGCAGAAGAAGCTCACCGAGGTCGCCAACGAGGTGCTGAGCCAGCAGCAGCCAATAGACAACACGCACAGCGAGCAGGAGCTCGTCGAGCAGGTCAACTCCGTCACCGACATCGACAACTCTCTGCGCGTCAACAAATTGGAGGCCATCCCCGTCAAGGTCGTCACCGAGGACGCCAAGCCCGCCGTCAAGGACTTCGGCATTGAAAAGGGCAGCAACGATGACGTGCCGAAAGAGGAGAGCGCAGTGAAGAGGCAGGAGGTGGATTTAAGCAACCCTGGTGAGCCTCAGAGGCAGGAGCACGACTCGCAGTCGCCGCAGGACGCCACGCTGGAGCAGCAGGCCGTGGCCGCCTTCAAGCAGGGCATCGCCGACACGCAGGCGGCGCTCAGCAGCGGGCTGGCCGGCGTGCGGGCCAAGATCCACGGCTACGTGACCGCGGGCGAGTCCGGCGCCTCCGTGGAGCAGAGCATCGCGCAGCTCCGGGACAGCTTCAACAAGCAGATCGAGGACCTCAACGAGACGCTGCTGGGGTACCTGGTGGCCGCGCAGCCCAGCGAGCAGGAGGCGCCGgcccccgccgccgctccCAGCAGTGAGGGCGTCAAGAGCATCGACGATATTGAGGAGGAGCCGGCGCAGAGCAAGGGGCTGCTGTTCAACCGTGGCTCCGTGCGTCAGGAGGCGACGGCCGTGGCGCcagcccccgcgcccgcgcccggcaACACGGACGCGCCGTCAACTGGCAGCGGGCCCTGGGCCAGCGTAGTCGAGGCCTACCAGAACATGGTCACCAACGTGCAGCAGAACATGGCCAACTTCCAGACCTCGTGGCAAAACTTCGTGAGCCAGAACGGCGGCGGCAACAACACGGCGGCTGGGCCCGGCAGCATTATCCAGAGCGTCGGTTCTGGTGGCCAGACGCTCATCGGAGAGCAGAACATAGTTGTTCCCGGAGTCAACGACGAGACGGCGACACAGAGCACCAACTTATGGGCGAACCTGCAGCAGTCCGTCACTGGGTTCTTCCGCCCGGGGCAGGCGGCCGGCGCGCCGCAGGCCGCCCAGGCCGACACTCCAGCCGCTTCAGGACCCTTCGCCGGGATCCAGAACCTGCCCATCTACCAGAACGTGGTTGGCTTCTTCAACCGTCCTCCCGCGAGTAACACGCAAGCCCAGCCGGCTGCCCCAGTAGTCGCCCCGGCAGCTACTGACTCAGCCGCCGCGTCCAACGAAGCCCCAGCTTCAGAGGTCAAGCCTGAGGCTGCGCAGAAACAGAAGCCAGCGACGGTGGCTCCGGGGCCGCTGCAGCAGATCGTGCAGCGCCTGCCGCTGGTGTCGGGCGTGGCGCAGCGCCTGCAGACCATGTCCAACCCGGAGAAGCCGCGCGACGCCGAGCGAGGGCACCTGCATCTCGGCGGACACGGCGGCCACGGCGGATCAGGTGTGTAGCTTGTAGGGTGGTTTTGATGCATGAAATTCTTAGCGATCTTTAATTATTCTtatatatttcttacattattttatagataGGTGTAATAtggtaacttttattttcttaatttataaatcgTACTTTCCTTCTCTACGTATACTTACAGCCGTTAAGTATTGCAttcttatttacttaccaGTTTTTCTATATTCCACCTaaattacgtaggtatatacctattatgtttAAGTTcctatacttaagtaggtacctatatttattatttatttaaatacataatattttccacAAAACCTTCCCATAGTGAGCGCATGGACGAATTTCGTGACCCAACTGATAAACTCCATAGGCTCAGTGGTCAACAGTTCGGCCGCCGTCATCTCCACTTCCGTTGACAATGCCATTAACACTATAGGCACAAATGTTCAGGTATCCACGATGATCAGAATTTACTTACGTGTCGTCCTATTAACTTTTTGTCATATTAATTTACGTTAAGTGCTGTTGTAAATAACAATGTTTTATAactgatataaaaataatacctacacgGGTACTACTATCCTACTACTAAGTATAATTTACGTGTCAATAATAGGCGTTTAATAACAAAACCAGCCTTGTGTTTTGTAACAACCtaacagttatttatttatttaagtagttaATAACAGTTCGGTCAGCAAAACTATGTGTTATGTATCCCTAACAAAGATAAACTTCGGATAGGTACTGGTCTAAAAACCAACATAGCCTAGAGCCTAGATCCGACTTCTAGACTAATCTCCCGTTAGTTGGAATGGCGATGTTTGTGTTAAGAGCTACATTTTGTACTTGTTAGAAACttgggtaggtactttacctACTACTCACAAAAGTAATGGAGCTTTGTGTCGCTTATTTTACGAGTGGTAACAAAGTTTTGTGAGATGCATTTCGAATTTCAATATGGTTGGTCGAagtcgttaaaataaaataattattattttattctatgttaaaaaaaattattacgcGGGAAGTTATTAATGGCAAAACCActaactttttttaatttccagGGGATAATAACAACGGCGACAGCAGCCGGTTAGAGCCCGCCAAAAGCGAGCCAGCCAAAGAGGTCAAACCCATCGAAGAACCTCAGAAGGAGGTCCCAGCGATGATGGTGGAAGAGAAGAAGGAGGAAAGCACAGTTGCTGCTAAGACTGAATAAGTCGTAAGGTGATAATTTAAGAATAAgactaagtatttattttattaattgtaaatataaataaaacaagaaaatcacaataaaaattacaaaatatttcagtgtGCATTTCTTTTTATCGTCGCTCGTCTCCATTACCATACCATcccataaaaaataagtaggtaacttaaataactgtAAAGCGTAAACTGAACTTAAATTCTGACTCGATTAGAACCCAAAATTAAGCTCTAAGTATAGGTAAGTCCCTTACTATAATCGATAATAGGTACCATTGGGTACTAGACCCACAAAGCAAGTGACTAGACCTATCTTTAATATCATCTTCCTCTtagtta is a genomic window of Plutella xylostella chromosome 18, ilPluXylo3.1, whole genome shotgun sequence containing:
- the LOC105392315 gene encoding uncharacterized protein LOC105392315 — encoded protein: MRRARRRTLTADMRGSTLALLCALSVARALPTALPGDAVQKKLTEVANEVLSQQQPIDNTHSEQELVEQVNSVTDIDNSLRVNKLEAIPVKVVTEDAKPAVKDFGIEKGSNDDVPKEESAVKRQEVDLSNPGEPQRQEHDSQSPQDATLEQQAVAAFKQGIADTQAALSSGLAGVRAKIHGYVTAGESGASVEQSIAQLRDSFNKQIEDLNETLLGYLVAAQPSEQEAPAPAAAPSSEGVKSIDDIEEEPAQSKGLLFNRGSVRQEATAVAPAPAPAPGNTDAPSTGSGPWASVVEAYQNMVTNVQQNMANFQTSWQNFVSQNGGGNNTAAGPGSIIQSVGSGGQTLIGEQNIVVPGVNDETATQSTNLWANLQQSVTGFFRPGQAAGAPQAAQADTPAASGPFAGIQNLPIYQNVVGFFNRPPASNTQAQPAAPVVAPAATDSAAASNEAPASEVKPEAAQKQKPATVAPGPLQQIVQRLPLVSGVAQRLQTMSNPEKPRDAERGHLHLGGHGGHGGSGDNNNGDSSRLEPAKSEPAKEVKPIEEPQKEVPAMMVEEKKEESTVAAKTE